In one Vagococcus entomophilus genomic region, the following are encoded:
- a CDS encoding sensor histidine kinase, with protein sequence MKHTRHIPEKNTRIVLTSKEKSELIVEGFITIILLLLLNIAIIVILGQVISYHQSLGEMIYRIKMIMTQTFNNRAFASWSTPSFLILGIIDTIILYWRLIRRYNQMQLRHIISELHYIASGHYDHRIPFEINGDVGRVIDSINGLVDSTVDAIEEERKIEKSKDELITNVSHDIRTPLTSIIGYLGLIEERQFHSNEELLHYTHTAYLKAKQMKVLVDDLFEYTKVRQPSTPLNSITFDMEQLIEQIAVDFELAASKKNIKIEVLVSPSPFMMEGDSEKLVRVFDNLISNAIKYGKGGKKIVISAEKIGSEALIIVKNDGPSIPKKSLDQLFDRFYRVEESRSQETGGTGLGLAIAQSIVTLHGGYIYANSDKEWTSFVFHLPLKTKNYQKD encoded by the coding sequence TTGAAGCACACTAGACATATTCCAGAAAAAAATACACGCATTGTTCTTACCTCTAAAGAAAAGAGTGAGTTGATTGTCGAAGGTTTTATCACCATCATTCTATTGTTACTATTAAATATTGCCATTATTGTCATTTTAGGCCAAGTGATCAGTTATCATCAATCCTTGGGTGAAATGATTTATCGTATTAAAATGATCATGACACAAACTTTTAACAATCGTGCTTTTGCCTCTTGGTCTACTCCATCATTTCTCATTTTGGGGATTATTGATACCATTATCCTATACTGGCGACTAATTCGCAGATACAACCAAATGCAGCTTCGCCATATTATCAGTGAACTGCATTACATCGCAAGTGGTCACTATGATCACCGCATTCCGTTTGAAATCAATGGGGATGTGGGTCGTGTGATTGATAGTATTAACGGTTTAGTAGATAGTACAGTGGATGCTATTGAGGAAGAACGAAAAATTGAGAAGTCAAAAGACGAACTGATTACAAATGTCAGCCATGATATTCGTACGCCACTGACTTCTATTATTGGATATTTGGGATTGATTGAAGAAAGACAATTTCATTCTAATGAAGAGTTGCTTCACTACACGCACACTGCTTACTTAAAAGCAAAACAGATGAAAGTATTAGTAGATGATTTATTTGAATATACCAAAGTACGGCAACCTAGCACTCCGCTCAATTCGATTACCTTTGATATGGAACAACTGATTGAACAAATTGCAGTGGACTTTGAGTTAGCAGCTAGTAAAAAGAATATCAAAATTGAAGTCCTCGTCTCGCCCAGTCCTTTTATGATGGAAGGAGACTCTGAGAAGTTGGTTCGCGTTTTTGATAACCTTATCTCCAATGCAATCAAATACGGCAAGGGTGGAAAAAAAATTGTGATTTCTGCTGAAAAAATTGGAAGTGAAGCACTCATTATTGTGAAAAATGATGGGCCTTCTATTCCCAAAAAATCTCTAGATCAACTGTTTGATCGTTTTTATCGTGTAGAGGAATCTCGCTCACAAGAAACGGGTGGAACTGGCTTAGGACTGGCAATTGCTCAAAGTATCGTGACCTTGCACGGAGGCTATATTTACGCTAATTCAGACAAGGAATGGACCTCATTTGTTTTCCATTTACCTCTCAAAACCAAAAACTATCAAAAAGACTAA
- a CDS encoding serine hydrolase, which yields MKKPKIFALFFVLILLFNTLLFPFGSKALAAENFQVAAKAAVSVDATTGKVLFDQNADEVLPIASMTKMLTLYLVLEAVKEKKLSWNDTVPIEDYLYELSTDTALSNVPLVKGTNYTVKELFDASAIYSANAAAIALATKVSGSESGFVDLMRKKLLSWGVKDPHIISASGLNNEDLGTHIYPGSAANDENKLSAKSVALIAQHLITDYPEILEVTKTTSKVFAAGTPSQTEMTTWDWMLPGGQYYKEGVDGLKTGTTDLAGECFAGTITKNNWRIITVVMNATNAQTDAGARFVETGKLMDYTYDNWEKKILYKKGSTLPTDKKVTVNKGKNTSVPLVLKEDVTLFTRKGMDIKNVKSQFKETTKELTAPLGKNTVVKTGTIQLKEDTLGYIGTQKAPTYTLVTKQKVEKANFFVLLGRSIKSFFSK from the coding sequence ATGAAGAAACCAAAGATTTTTGCACTTTTTTTTGTCTTAATTTTACTTTTTAATACCCTACTTTTTCCATTTGGTTCAAAAGCTTTAGCTGCCGAGAATTTTCAAGTTGCTGCCAAAGCTGCTGTTTCAGTGGATGCTACTACTGGGAAAGTTTTATTTGATCAAAATGCCGACGAAGTACTACCTATTGCTTCAATGACAAAAATGTTGACGCTTTATCTCGTATTAGAAGCAGTCAAAGAAAAAAAACTTTCCTGGAATGACACGGTACCAATTGAAGATTACTTATACGAGTTAAGCACAGATACAGCTCTTTCAAATGTTCCTCTAGTAAAAGGAACAAACTATACTGTTAAAGAATTATTTGATGCCTCCGCGATTTATTCTGCCAATGCTGCTGCAATCGCACTAGCGACAAAAGTTTCTGGTAGTGAGAGTGGATTCGTAGATTTGATGCGTAAAAAATTACTCTCCTGGGGTGTCAAAGATCCACATATTATCTCTGCTTCTGGTCTAAACAATGAAGATCTAGGTACTCATATCTATCCTGGGAGCGCTGCAAATGACGAAAATAAATTATCTGCCAAATCTGTCGCATTGATTGCCCAACACTTAATCACCGACTACCCTGAAATTTTAGAAGTAACAAAAACCACTAGTAAAGTCTTTGCAGCAGGTACACCTAGCCAAACAGAGATGACGACTTGGGACTGGATGCTGCCTGGTGGTCAGTATTACAAAGAAGGGGTTGATGGGTTAAAAACTGGGACTACTGACTTAGCTGGAGAATGTTTTGCTGGGACAATCACCAAAAATAACTGGCGAATTATTACAGTAGTGATGAATGCAACTAATGCCCAAACGGATGCTGGTGCTAGATTTGTAGAAACTGGAAAACTGATGGACTATACGTATGACAACTGGGAGAAAAAAATACTATATAAAAAAGGAAGTACATTGCCAACAGACAAAAAAGTTACGGTAAATAAAGGAAAAAATACTTCCGTTCCACTTGTTCTAAAGGAAGATGTCACACTTTTTACTCGCAAAGGGATGGACATAAAAAATGTCAAGAGCCAGTTCAAAGAAACAACTAAGGAACTGACTGCCCCACTTGGAAAAAACACAGTGGTTAAAACCGGAACGATCCAACTAAAAGAAGATACATTAGGCTATATTGGTACTCAAAAGGCACCAACTTACACACTTGTTACGAAACAAAAAGTCGAAAAAGCCAACTTTTTCGTGTTGCTAGGCCGTTCAATCAAAAGCTTTTTTTCAAAATAA